The Bombus vancouverensis nearcticus chromosome 2, iyBomVanc1_principal, whole genome shotgun sequence genome window below encodes:
- the LOC117162373 gene encoding uncharacterized protein LOC117162373: MREAVVLATCLLGIVFAGSPRLPRTSADERNTRNVSNNGGNVTGNTIPIPSRNSQRNREQYLFNVFEVIVSTLESKLQRIENLDKAVEHLMRRVEALDSRVNDNIDKTDAVITKLRTLDLKLFNSHQIEFSSTESAYSTKRSDDKNDSEIRSGSKLQAIHQKRENPSTSDFTLGEKLLSLDQKVSDIDNKLIDLKHQLDNNLLQNDDINAEASEKKPVSMSVIEITKAMSNEVINHITIEIENLRQATNNMDRKLQFHVNLVSDRLGTIYNMMSDVHDAILVRGSTNGRPAFNVTTTTTTTTEPPPPRQSKIDRLVEQIYPMLTVSEKMDEVWNVVVGTKSSVDDLLPKSDELLTQTQRQERAISEIHADLRSKTNKIIENLEGVENRLRKQEDDVASLAQRPIPAELLLDPTIDRLVEYDSNRYVGLSDDIAVETTVSPVNPTTIVSSVSMSMSSSTSSNAVSINNFINSSNIAGSTNFSNSTASPSIGPPLSPSSQRSSSKNRGVIFPSVKNKPSPANSTFTTDAFLNYKDVKGYSCVDLLNAGMRDSGVYYLQIRGTTYWFLKVYCEQDIAEGGWTVIQRRDDFGEPRENFNRDWADYKNGFGDPAREFWLGNENIYMLTNNEDYMLRVELEDFEGNKRYAQYSHFKIYSEGEYYKLEIDGYDGNAGDSLNDPWYGSNNSPFSTYNRDNDRSSLNCASMLKGGWWWKSCGRGLNGLYLNDPQDLTARQGIVWFRWRGWDYTLKRATMMIKPKGPTTAMI, translated from the exons ATGAGAGAAGCTGTAGTACTTGCCACATGTTTATTGGGTATCGTGTTTGCTGGAAGTCCTAGACTACCCAGGACCTCTGCCGATGAACGTAATACCCGTAACGTTAGTAACAATGGAGGCAACGTCACTGGAAACACGATACCGATACCTAGCCGCAATTCTCAACGAAATAG AGAGCAATACCTCTTTAACGTTTTCGAGGTTATAGTTTCGACTTTGGAATCAAAATTACAGCGCATTGAAAATTTGGACAAAGCGGTGGAACACTTGATGAGAAGAGTGGAAGCTTTGGATTCACGCGTGAATGATAATATCGATAAAACCGATGCAGTTATTACAAAGCTACGAACATTAGATCTAAAACTTTTCAATTCTCATCAAATTGAATTTTCTTCAACTGAATCTGCATACTCGACAAAAAGGAGCGATGATAAAAACGACAGTGAAATTAGAAGcg GTTCGAAATTACAAGCAATCCATCAGAAGCGAGAAAATCCATCAACATCCGATTTCACTCTTGGTGAAAAATTATTGTCACTTGATCAAAAAGTATCGGATATAGATAATAAATTGATCGATTTGAAACATCAATTGGATAATAACTTGTTACAAAATGACGACATAAATGCCGAAGCCAGCGAAAAAAAGCCAGTCAGTATGAGCGTAATCGAAATCACTAAAGCGATGAGTAACGAAGTAATAAATCACATTACGATCGAGATAGAAAATTTAAGGCAAGCGACCAACAATATGGACAGAAAGTTACAGTTTCACGTAAACTTGGTTTCCGATCGTTTGGGAACTATTTACAACATGATGAGTGACGTGCACGATGCGATATTAGTGAGAGGAAGTACGAACGGTCGACCGGCGTTCAACgttacaacaacaacaacaacaactaCCGAGCCGCCACCACCAAGGCAGAGTAAAATCGATCGACTCGTCGAACAAATATATCCAATGTTGACTGTATCGGAGAAAATGGACGAAGTCTGGAACGTCGTG GTTGGCACGAAAAGTTCCGTGGACGATCTCTTGCCAAAATCCGATGAATTACTTACACAAACGCAAAGACAAGAAAGAGCGATCAGTGAAATTCATGCGGATTTAAGATCGAAAACGAATAAGATTATCGAAAATTTAGAAGGAGTGGAGAATAGACTTCGAAAGCAGGAGGACGATGTAGCCAGCCTTGCTCAGCGTCCAATACCTGCGGAATTGCTGCTGGATCCCACGATCGATCGCCTTGTCGAATACGACTCCAATAG ATACGTTGGACTCTCTGATGACATTGCAGTTGAAACAACCGTTTCACCGGTCAATCCGACTACCATCGTTTCGTCTGTGTCGATGTCCATGTCTTCCTCGACCTCGTCGAACGCCGTATCGatcaataatttcattaattcaaGCAATATAGCTGGTTCCACTAATTTCTCCAACTCGACAGCCAGTCCTTCGATAGGCCCGCCATTATCCCCGAGTTCGCAGCGATCATCGTCTAAAAATCGTGGTGTTATATTTCCAAGTGTCAAAAACAAACCAAGTCCAGCAAATTCGACCTTTACCACCGATGCATTCCTTAATTACAAAGATGTTAAG GGCTATTCATGTGTTGATTTGTTAAATGCTGGCATGAGAGATAGCGGTGTCTATTACCTTCAAATTCGTGGAACAACCTATTGGTTTCTCAAGGTTTATTGCGAGCAGGATATCGCCGAAGGAGGTTGGACG GTTATTCAAAGAAGAGACGATTTCGGCGAGCCAAGAGAAAATTTCAATCGTGATTGGGCTGATTATAAAAACGGTTTCGGTGATCCTGCTCGAGAGTTTTGGCTTGGCAACGAAAACATATACATGTTAACTAACAACGAAGATTACATGCTTCGGGTGGAACTCGAAGATTTCGAAGGTAACAAAAG GTACGCACAGTACTCTCACTTCAAAATCTATTCAGAAGGAgaatattataaattggagATTGACGGTTACGACGGAAATGCCGGTGACTCATTAAACGATCCATGGTACGGTTCGAACAATAGTCCGTTTTCCACGTACAACAG GGACAACGATAGGTCATCGTTGAACTGCGCTTCCATGTTAAAAGGCGGATGGTGGTGGAAATCGTGCGGACGAGGATTAAACGGTCTTTATTTGAACGATCCTCAGGATTTAACCGCTCGACAAG gcATCGTATGGTTCCGTTGGAGAGGTTGGGATTATACTTTGAAACGTGCCACGATGATGATTAAACCAAAAGGACCAACAACAGCAATGATATAG